One Torulaspora globosa chromosome 5, complete sequence DNA window includes the following coding sequences:
- the VIP1 gene encoding inositol polyphosphate kinase VIP1 (ancestral locus Anc_4.276): protein MSVEDTRDRSLGERSSKETGGAPDQAAISPLLLDKKTKKAMESIAPILEGFIPKTSASENTSLKLPPSQIPYNDDSTEDEDVGVTLQKTLSINSQPGCSTPNERSREVAEDESGRSSSLMAAADSGGLTDAESAEQHQLAELGQKVSALALAGLESASSAATRAASPCTTTPNSSTSSRKSSIAASKPQLPKIGKIGVCAMDAKVLSKPCRHILNLLIENGEFETVIFGDKVILDEKIENWPTCDFLISFFSSGFPLDKAISYVRLRKPFIINDLTMQKVLWDRRLCLQVLAAVNVPTPPRLEISRDGGPHVDPELRSKLLSRGVDVKPIKAPKWRMIDDDTLEVNGQVMSKPFVEKPVDGEDHNIFIYYHSKTGGGGRRLFRKVGNKSSEFDPTLVSPRTEGSYIYEEFMDTDNFEDVKAYTVGEKFCHAETRKSPVVDGIVRRNTHGKEVRYITELSNDEKEIARQVSKVFSQMICGFDLLRVSGKSYVIDVNGFSFVKDNNSYYESCAKILRETFLQAKKKMDVQNRNLPAIQEEKTQKWVFKGLVTVIRHADRTPKQKFKHSFTSPIFISLLKGHKEEVVIRNVSDLKIVLQALKIAEEENAEDPAKLLVLRNALEKKLEFPGTKIQLKPVLNSANEVEKVQFILKWGGEPTHSARYQARDLGEQMRQDFDLLNKKILENIKIFSSSERRVLLSAQIWAQALFGADELGSDEISVRKDLLDDSNAAKDLMDKVKKKLKPLLREGKEPPAQFAWPSKMPEPYYVIKRVVELMNYQQKIMHHNYLTKDVDAMQLKWCCAEDPSLFRERWEKLFKEFHNVEKVDPSKISELYDTMKYDALHNRKFLKKIFDPCDLADQELGKHSLVDRYPINILAKNNFKIIEGNHNPPSTSSKSGNSVGSLGWVLESGKTSRATSKSSSPFDDPKFMQFRELYKLAKVLFDFICPKEYGISESEKLDIGLLTSLPLAQQILNDIDGMKNREEPACVAYFTKESHIYTLLNIIYESGIPMRIARNALPEFDYLSQINFELYESTDASGQKSHSIRLKMSPGCHTQDPLDVQLDDKHYISCIPKISLTKHLDMDYVQQKLRNKFGRVSMPQKFTPVNITSPNLTFRNDTSHHVGAPINEAESSTPPLEPLSTPHSSGSIDKELGKDVSSEQA, encoded by the coding sequence ATGAGCGTGGAGGATACCAGGGACCGCTCATTGGGTGAGAGATCCTCGAAGGAGACCGGTGGAGCGCCAGATCAAGCTGCTATCTCGCCTTTGCTGCTCGACAAGAAGACCAAAAAGGCTATGGAATCTATTGCTCCGATTCTGGAAGGATTTATTCCAAAGACTTCTGCTAGCGAGAATACCTCTTTGAAGCTACCGCCTTCGCAAATTCCGTACAATGACGACTCGAccgaggacgaggatgtGGGAGTTACGTTACAGAAGACACTGAGCATCAATTCGCAGCCTGGTTGTAGCACTCCGAACGAGAGGTCTCGGGAGGTtgctgaggatgaaagCGGTCGTAGTTCTTCTCTGATGGCTGCGGCAGATTCGGGAGGTTTGACCGACGCCGAGAGTGCGGAGCAACATCAGCTGGCAGAGCTGGGGCAGAAGGTGTCGGCGCTCGCGTTGGCGGGATTGGAATCCGCGAGCTCAGCGGCGACAAGAGCGGCTTCTCCGTGCACTACGACTCCGAACTCGAGTACGTCTTCCAGAAAGTCGTCTATAGCGGCGTCGAAACCTCAGCTGCCAAAGATCGGGAAGATTGGTGTCTGCGCGATGGATGCGAAGGTGTTGTCGAAGCCCTGCAGACATATTTTGAACCTTTTGATCGAGAATGGAGAGTTTGAGACCGTTATCTTCGGCGATAAGGTGATATTGGAcgagaagattgagaaTTGGCCGACTTGCGACTTCTTGATTTCGTTCTTTTCGTCTGGGTTTCCGTTAGACAAGGCTATATCGTATGTTAGGCTGCGTAAGCCGTTCATAATAAACGACCTCACAATGCAAAAAGTGCTGTGGGATAGAAGACTGTGCCTTCAAGTGTTAGCCGCAGTCAATGTTCCCACTCCGCCAAGGCTAGAGATAAGTAGAGATGGTGGTCCACATGTTGATCCTGAACTTAGATCCAAGCTGCTTAGCCGTGGTGTGGATGTCAAACCCATCAAGGCTCCTAAGTGGCGtatgattgatgatgatactTTGGAGGTCAACGGCCAAGTGATGTCAAAGCCCTTCGTGGAAAAACCAGTTGATGGAGAGGACCATAATATTTTCATATATTACCATTCAAAAACTGGCGGAGGTGGTCGCAGATTGTTTCGCAAAGTCGGCAATAAGTCATCGGAGTTCGATCCTACGTTGGTAAGCCCGAGAACAGAGGGCTCTTACATCTACGAAGAGTTCATGGATACGGAtaattttgaagatgtgaaAGCATACACTGTAGGAGAGAAGTTCTGCCATGCTGAGACGAGAAAATCTCCAGTGGTGGACGGTATCGTGAGAAGAAACACCCACGGTAAGGAAGTCAGGTACATTACTGAATTGAGTAACGACGAAAAGGAGATCGCTCGTCAGGTTTCAAAGGTGTTCTCCCAAATGATTTGTGGTTTTGACTTGCTGCGCGTCTCGGGCAAAAGTTACGTTATTGATGTCAACGGGTTTTCCTTTGTGAAAGATAATAATTCATACTATGAATCATGCGCCAAAATCCTTAGAGAGACGTTCCTGCAGGCTAAGAAAAAGATGGATGTCCAAAACCGTAATTTGCCCGCTAttcaagaggaaaagacTCAAAAATGGGTTTTCAAAGGCTTGGTTACTGTTATTCGTCACGCTGATAGAACACCAAAGCAGAAGTTTAAACATTCTTTTACCTCGCCAATATTTATCTCCTTACTGAAGGGACATAAAGAAGAGGTTGTCATTAGAAATGTcagcgatttgaagattgtCTTACAAGCTCTCAAAAtcgcagaagaagaaaatgcaGAAGACCCGGCAAAACTGCTAGTTCTCAGAAACGCTTTAGAGAAAAAACTCGAGTTCCCTGGGACTAAAATACAATTGAAGCCTGTGCTTAACTCTGCGAACGAGGTTGAGAAGGTTCAATTCATCTTGAAATGGGGTGGTGAGCCAACTCACTCAGCACGCTACCAGGCCAGGGATCTTGGAGAACAAATGAGGCAAGactttgatcttttaaATAAGAAGATCcttgaaaatatcaagatcttctcatcttccgAAAGAAGGGTCTTGTTGTCCGCTCAGATATGGGCGCAGGCATTGTTTGGTGCAGACGAGCTTGGCAGCGATGAGATAAGCGTCAGGAAGGATCTCTTGGATGACAGTAATGCTGCCAAAGACCTGATGGACAAAGTGAAAAAGAAGCTTAAGCCATTACTACGTGAAGGAAAGGAACCTCCAGCTCAATTTGCCTGGCCTTCTAAGATGCCAGAACCTTACTACGTCATCAAACGTGTTGTAGAACTTATGAACTATCAGCAGAAGATAATGCACCACAATTACCTCACCAAGGATGTGGACGCCATGCAGCTCAAATGGTGCTGCGCTGAAGATCCAAGCTTGTTCAGGGAAAGATGGGAGAAGCTATTCAAAGAGTTCCACAATGTGGAAAAAGTCGACccttcaaagatatcgGAACTGTACGATACCATGAAATACGATGCATTGCATAACAGAAAGTTCCTGAAAAAGATTTTCGATCCTTGCGATCTCGCTGATCAGGAATTGGGTAAGCATTCGTTAGTCGATCGTTATCCAATCAACATCTTAGCAAAGAAcaacttcaagatcatcgaaGGTAATCACAATCCGCCATCTACTTCCTCCAAAAGTGGCAACAGTGTGGGATCTCTTGGTTGGGTCCTCGAAAGTGGCAAAACATCCCGTGCGACATCGAAATCTTCGTCACCTTTTGATGACCCCAAATTTATGCAATTCAGAGAGTTGTACAAGTTGGCAAAGgtgctctttgatttcatcTGCCCAAAAGAATACGGTATATCTGAGTCAGAGAAGCTGGATATCGGTTTACTGACATCGCTGCCGCTTGCACAACAAATACTGAATGACATTGATGGTATGAAAAACAGGGAAGAGCCCGCTTGCGTGGCCTACTTTACCAAGGAGTCCCACATTTATACGCTATTGAACATCATCTATGAATCCGGAATACCAATGAGAATAGCCAGAAATGCTTTGCCTGAGTTTGACTACCTGTCGCAGATCAACTTTGAACTTTATGAAAGTACTGATGCTTCGGGACAGAAATCGCATTCGATCAGATTGAAAATGTCGCCCGGATGTCATACTCAGGACCCACTAGATGTGCAGCTCGATGACAAGCACTATATCAGCTGCATTCCTAAGATATCACTTACAAAGCACTTGGATATGGATTACGTTCAACAGAAGTTAAGGAACAAATTCGGTAGAGTGAGCATGCCGCAAAAATTCACCCCTGTGAATATTACCAGTCCCAATTTGACTTTCAGAAATGATACAAGTCATCATGTTGGAGCTCCGATAAATGAGGCAGAAAGTTCGACGCCGCCTCTTGAGCCACTGTCCACTCCCCATTCTTCAGGTTCCATCGATAAAGAGCTGGGGAAAGACGTATCCAGCGAGCAAGCCTAG
- the PRS1 gene encoding ribose phosphate diphosphokinase subunit PRS1 (ancestral locus Anc_4.278), with product MRKCKVFVGNSHPELGAQICERLGIEPAPCILKKFANGETSVQIGASVRDDDVYVIQSGSPTVNDHIMELLILVSACRGGSAKKITAVIPHFPYSKQCKMKKHRGAITARMLANLLIMAGADHVVSMDLHASQMQGFFSKPVDNLYGGPSLARWIKENVEDYQDAVVVSKNPGGTKRVTALADTLKINFAMIHTDRRRSKDLYAQNRDLRQLRLRKQSLLKKNKPIVRQGDGPDIEENIILTNGIQTARIRNGHVIDDEEEEDEEEEAILESDSEAGSLTASDSYALGGTFNADDSDDDEGLDEQQQEKLITLVGNVHGRSAIILDDMIDRPGSFVSAAEHLVQNCGAKKVYVVATHGIFTGDCLEQLEQSDVIHQIVVTNTYPITRERLQKSKKLVVIDVSPIFAESIRRDHYGESISVLFDSLGSL from the coding sequence ATGCGAAAGTGTAAGGTTTTCGTTGGAAATTCTCATCCCGAGCTGGGAGCTCAGATTTGCGAGAGGTTAGGTATCGAACCAGCTCCGTGtattttgaagaagttcgCCAACGGCGAGACTTCTGTGCAAATCGGCGCATCAGTGCGTGACGACGACGTGTATGTGATTCAGTCCGGATCGCCAACGGTTAATGACCATATTATGGAACTTTTGATCCTTGTATCTGCTTGCAGGGGAGGTTCTGCCAAAAAAATCACCGCTGTGATCCCACATTTCCCATACTCGAAGCAAtgcaagatgaagaagcacaGAGGTGCGATTACTGCTAGAATGCTGGCCAATTTGCTTATCATGGCGGGCGCAGACCATGTGGTTTCGATGGATTTGCATGCTTCACAAATGCAAGGGTTCTTTTCTAAGCCTGTAGATAACCTATATGGGGGTCCAAGCTTGGCTAGATGGATCAAGGAGAACGTCGAAGATTACCAGGACGCAGTGGTCGTGTCGAAAAATCCTGGGGGAACTAAGAGGGTCACGGCGCTAGCCGATACTTTAAAGATCAATTTCGCCATGATCCACACCGACCGTCGCCGTTCGAAAGATCTATATGCACAAAACAGAGATCTCAGACAGCTGAGACTGAGGAAGCAATCtcttctgaagaagaacaaacCAATTGTTAGACAGGGCGACGGTCCAGATATAGAAGAAAACATCATTCTAACAAATGGTATACAGACAGCCAGAATCCGTAATGGCCATGTTatcgacgatgaagaggaagaagacgaggaagaagaggctATTCTAGAATCTGACAGCGAAGCGGGGTCTTTGACCGCCAGCGATTCGTATGCTTTAGGTGGTACTTTTAACGCCGATGACTCGGATGACGACGAGGGACTCGACGAACAACAACAAGAGAAACTTATTACGCTGGTGGGGAATGTGCATGGACGCTCTGCTATCATATTAGATGACATGATCGACAGACCAGGTTCGTTTGTAAGTGCGGCCGAACATTTAGTTCAGAACTGCGGAGCTAAGAAGGTTTATGTCGTAGCAACACATGGTATATTTACCGGTGACTGCCTGGAACAGCTGGAGCAGTCCGACGTTATTCATCAGATCGTCGTCACCAACACATATCCTATCACCAGGGAACGCTTGCAAAAATCGAAAAAACTGGTGGTCATCGACGTTTCACCGATTTTCGCCGAATCTATTCGCCGTGACCATTACGGTGAAAGTATCTCGGTGCTCTTCGACTCGTTAGGCTCACTTTGA
- the CTR3 gene encoding high-affinity Cu transporter CTR3 (ancestral locus Anc_4.277), giving the protein MSSAIEMVGNFQGKMSMGGGGSSKEPVCKISMLWNWYTIDTCFIAQSWRNDTKGKFAGSCIGCFALVVIAQWLNRISRQFDIELVKRHKMRYLARYMASNNVHDESSSELSQQELELIGSEPAWKATLIALKITLSHTWYFNFLGRNGDSFEDPVEKALSCCSTVPALEIYPTFFEHFLRAWIFVLQWGLSYIIMLLFMYYNGYIIISCLIGALFGRFLFNYEPLGTCGSGSPFSKTVVAHDKEENDRKCCI; this is encoded by the coding sequence ATGAGTAGTGCCATTGAAATGGTAGGCAACTTTCAGGGTAAAATGTCTATGGGCGGCGGCGGCTCATCGAAAGAGCCAGTGTGCAAGATATCCATGTTATGGAACTGGTATACCATAGACACTTGCTTTATCGCCCAATCTTGGAGAAACGATACAAAGGGCAAGTTTGCCGGCTCCTGTATTGGTTGTTTTGCACTTGTTGTTATCGCACAGTGGCTTAACAGGATTTCCAGACAGTTTGATATAGAGTTGGTTAAGAGACATAAGATGAGATATCTAGCACGCTACATGGCTTCGAATAATGTTCACGACGAGTCGTCTTCAGAACTTTCTCAGCAGGAGTTGGAATTGATAGGTAGCGAGCCAGCATGGAAAGCTACCCTTATCGCTTTGAAGATTACCTTATCCCACACCTGGTATTTTAATTTTTTGGGAAGAAACGGTGATTCGTTTGAAGATCCTGTTGAGAAGGCACTCTCCTGCTGTTCTACGGTTCCAGCGCTAGAAATCTACCCCACCTTCTTTGAGCACTTCTTGAGAGCTTGGATTTTTGTTCTACAATGGGGTCTTTCCTATATCATCATGTTGTTGTTCATGTACTACAACGGCTATATCATTATCAGTTGCCTCATCGGAGCGCTATTTGGTcgtttcttgttcaattACGAGCCCTTGGGAACCTGCGGTAGCGGTTCACCTTTCTCGAAGACAGTAGTCGCTCACGATAAGGAGGAGAACGACAGAAAGTGCTGCATTTAG
- the BER1 gene encoding Ber1p (ancestral locus Anc_4.279), whose amino-acid sequence MGSYKAPGLFQDRLDACRDVIRGSAMLRELREALAPYADSIDKIRCLALGSFHEDVPARYQLALLLEIESFLRDEGKKTISVSLYDPVFTADDIEYIHQRGPNYTVDQSPPNGFQDANSKQILYFLPHAPLDLTEQVLIAEQPRLLLANNIVEHTDRYTKARLHEKYPMLSKLLHVLERAATVPDSTQANAVDVDDQFKSFVSKKKRRNKKVFKEPVIDYDSVKSYFNNCSIITDFQAGALLRDQPWINSFSDLTFHHIASPPEQLT is encoded by the coding sequence ATGGGCTCTTATAAGGCTCCGGGTCTGTTTCAGGATCGTCTCGATGCTTGCAGAGATGTAATAAGAGGTTCTGCCATGCTTCGCGAATTACGCGAGGCATTGGCTCCATATGCTGACTCAATTGACAAAATACGATGCCTGGCACTAGGCAGTTTCCATGAGGATGTTCCTGCTCGCTACCAACTGGCGTTGCTTTTGGAGATAGAGAGCTTCCTTCGGGATGAAGGTAAGAAGACTATATCGGTTTCTCTCTATGATCCGGTCTTTACTGCAGATGATATCGAGTACATACACCAGAGAGGTCCTAACTATACGGTGGATCAATCGCCTCCTAACGGGTTCCAAGACGCAAATTCAAAGCAAATCCTGTATTTTCTTCCCCATGCTCCTCTGGATCTGACCGAGCAAGTCCTCATTGCAGAACAACCAAGGCTGCTGTTAGCGAACAATATCGTGGAACATACTGATAGATATACAAAAGCAAGATTGCACGAGAAATACCCCATGCTGAGTAAATTGTTGCATGTACTAGAACGGGCCGCAACGGTCCCGGACTCAACTCAAGCCAACGCAGTCGACGTCGATGATCAGTTCAAGAGTTTCGTCTCCAAGAAAAAGCGCAGAAATAAgaaggttttcaaagaacCTGTTATAGATTACGATTCTGTGAAGTCATATTTCAATAACTGCAGTATAATAACAGACTTCCAAGCGGGCGCTCTCTTGCGGGACCAGCCCTGGATCAACTCCTTCTCGGACTTGACGTTTCATCATATTGCAAGCCCCCCCGAACAGTTAACTTAG